A stretch of DNA from Deltaproteobacteria bacterium:
GGATTGCGCCCATGGCGGGCAAAAAAAGCGTATTTGGAGGTTCTATGAAACGTATTCTGTGTCAGAGTGTTGTTGTGGCGGCTCTTTTCGTGCTGTGCGGCGGGGCGTTTGCCGGTATGCTCGATCAGTTCGCCGGCCAGAAAGGCAAAATCGACATTGCCGGCGGCACCGCCCATATCCCGGTCATGACCGAGGCGGCCAGGCGGATCATGACCGCGAACTCCGACATCCGCATCACCGTCGAGGGCGGCGGCACCGGCGTGGGCGTGCAGAAGGCCGGCGAGGGCTTGGTGGACATCGGCAACACCGGTCGCGCCCTGTCCGAGGCCGAAGTCGCCAAATACGGTCTGGAGTCCTTCCCCTTTGCCGTGGATGGCGTGACCGTCGTCGTCAATCCGACCAACGGCGTGGCCGACCTGACCAGCGCCCAGGTGCAAGATATTTTCGCGGGCAAAATCAC
This window harbors:
- a CDS encoding phosphate ABC transporter substrate-binding protein, with amino-acid sequence MKRILCQSVVVAALFVLCGGAFAGMLDQFAGQKGKIDIAGGTAHIPVMTEAARRIMTANSDIRITVEGGGTGVGVQKAGEGLVDIGNTGRALSEAEVAKYGLESFPFAVDGVTVVVNPTNGVADLTSAQVQDIFAGKITNWKDVGGTDAAITLYTRDEASGTREVFWGKLLKKGAIADKANVVASNGAMKVAVAQDAQGIGYMSIGFVDAEVKAPLLDGVEPSQGNAKSGTYPVARKLYMNTKGAPQGLTKLFVDYVTGPECTDIIAKAGYIPLK